A genomic region of Desulfosarcina ovata subsp. ovata contains the following coding sequences:
- the urtE gene encoding urea ABC transporter ATP-binding subunit UrtE, which produces MLRVEKLNQYYGESHTLWDVDIDVPQGECTCLMGRNGVGKTTLLGCVMGLLPVRSGCIRLEDTDITHLPADRRARLGVGYVPQGRQIFPLLTVEENLCIGLSTGREKLKRIPDLIFELFPVLDEMRGRLGGDLSGGQQQQLAIGRALVLQPTLLILDEPTEGIQPNIVQEIGEIIRRLCAEMGMTVLLVEQKLHFTRLVADRFTILDRGRVVASERIERLDEEMVQQYLTV; this is translated from the coding sequence ATGCTCCGCGTAGAGAAACTGAACCAGTATTACGGCGAAAGCCACACCCTCTGGGATGTGGACATTGACGTTCCCCAGGGAGAGTGCACCTGCCTGATGGGCCGCAACGGGGTCGGCAAGACCACCCTGCTGGGCTGCGTCATGGGGCTTTTGCCGGTCCGCTCGGGTTGCATCCGGCTTGAGGATACGGACATCACCCACCTGCCCGCCGACCGGCGTGCGCGTCTGGGTGTGGGCTACGTGCCCCAGGGCCGCCAGATCTTTCCCCTGCTCACCGTGGAAGAGAATCTTTGCATCGGCCTGTCCACCGGCAGGGAGAAGTTGAAACGCATCCCGGACCTGATTTTCGAACTGTTCCCGGTGCTGGACGAGATGCGCGGCCGCCTGGGCGGCGACCTTTCCGGCGGCCAGCAGCAGCAACTGGCCATCGGCCGGGCCCTGGTGCTGCAGCCGACCCTGTTGATCCTCGATGAACCCACCGAGGGGATCCAGCCCAATATCGTGCAGGAGATCGGGGAGATCATCCGCCGCCTGTGTGCCGAAATGGGCATGACCGTTTTGCTGGTGGAGCAGAAGCTGCATTTCACCCGCCTCGTGGCCGACCGGTTCACCATTCTCGACCGCGGCCGGGTGGTGGCCAGCGAACGTATCGAACGGCTGGACGAAGAGATGGTCCAGCAATACCTGACGGTGTAG
- the urtB gene encoding urea ABC transporter permease subunit UrtB: MRLTSGLLRKWIFCAALLAALVGNAATDGVWAGTVDTAAFDEAINLLVKGDFSEKARAVDHLARCGDERAEPILAALLAGDLYYSKIHRHLVVAQENGNGDYAIRNALDNERLEPVKKRKLKKIGINNNLRSALKNALARIRLTHPDAAVRLKAINKMLGTFPPDADGFIKGLLETESDPDVRNGLKSALALTVLQAKDDAGDAAKLSALEQLDGNLHPAVRNALSRLVAGDADTAVRARAAMMLKRIEGRIAFYGFFETFFFGLSLGSVLVLAAIGLAITFGVIGVINMAHGELIMLGAYTTYVLQQMMPGSIGTALLLSVPAAFVVAGVAGIVIERTIIRFLYGRPLETLLATFGLSLILQQAVRSIFSPLNRSVATPAWMSGAIQFNPVLALTTNRVVIFVFALLVFAGLSLLLKKSAIGLQVRAVSQNRAMARAMGVPAARVDALTFGLGSGIAGIAGVALSQLTNVGPNLGQAYIVDSFMVVVFGGVGNLWGTLLGGLTLGVTNKFLEPWTGAVLAKILILVFIILFIQKRPQGLFPQKGRAAG, translated from the coding sequence ATGCGCCTAACGTCTGGATTGCTGCGAAAATGGATTTTCTGTGCCGCCCTGCTGGCCGCCCTGGTCGGTAATGCCGCCACTGATGGCGTGTGGGCCGGTACCGTGGACACGGCTGCCTTCGACGAAGCCATCAACCTGCTCGTCAAGGGCGATTTTAGCGAAAAAGCACGGGCCGTCGATCACCTGGCGCGTTGTGGCGACGAACGCGCCGAACCGATTCTGGCCGCGCTCCTGGCCGGCGACCTCTACTATAGCAAAATTCACCGTCATCTGGTGGTCGCCCAGGAAAACGGCAACGGCGACTACGCCATCCGCAACGCCCTGGACAATGAGCGTCTGGAACCGGTGAAAAAGCGTAAGCTGAAAAAAATCGGCATCAACAACAACCTGCGCTCGGCATTGAAAAACGCCCTGGCCCGTATCCGGCTGACCCATCCGGACGCCGCGGTACGCCTCAAGGCGATCAACAAGATGCTGGGCACGTTTCCCCCCGACGCCGACGGCTTCATCAAGGGCCTGCTGGAAACCGAATCCGACCCGGATGTGCGCAACGGTCTGAAAAGCGCTCTGGCCCTGACCGTGCTGCAGGCGAAAGACGATGCCGGTGATGCCGCGAAACTGTCCGCCCTGGAACAGCTGGACGGCAACCTGCATCCGGCCGTGCGCAACGCCTTGAGCCGCCTGGTGGCCGGTGACGCCGATACAGCGGTGCGTGCCCGGGCGGCCATGATGCTCAAACGCATTGAAGGCCGCATCGCCTTTTACGGATTTTTCGAGACCTTCTTCTTCGGCCTGAGCCTGGGCTCCGTGCTGGTACTGGCCGCCATCGGCCTGGCCATCACCTTCGGCGTCATCGGGGTCATCAACATGGCCCACGGCGAGCTGATCATGCTGGGCGCCTACACCACCTATGTGCTGCAGCAGATGATGCCCGGTTCCATCGGCACGGCCCTGCTGCTGTCGGTGCCGGCCGCCTTCGTGGTCGCCGGGGTGGCCGGCATCGTCATCGAACGCACAATCATCCGTTTTCTCTACGGCCGCCCCCTGGAGACCCTGCTGGCCACCTTCGGCCTCAGCCTGATCCTGCAGCAGGCCGTGCGTTCGATCTTCTCACCGCTCAACCGCAGCGTGGCCACACCGGCGTGGATGAGCGGGGCCATTCAGTTCAACCCGGTGCTGGCCCTGACCACCAACCGGGTGGTCATTTTCGTTTTCGCCCTGCTGGTCTTCGCCGGCCTCTCCCTGCTTCTGAAAAAGAGTGCCATCGGCCTGCAGGTGCGCGCCGTCTCCCAGAACCGGGCCATGGCCCGCGCCATGGGGGTGCCGGCGGCACGCGTGGATGCATTGACCTTCGGCCTGGGCTCGGGCATTGCCGGCATCGCCGGGGTGGCCCTCTCCCAGCTGACCAACGTGGGCCCCAACCTGGGCCAGGCCTATATTGTCGACTCGTTCATGGTGGTGGTCTTCGGCGGGGTCGGCAACCTGTGGGGCACACTGCTGGGCGGTCTGACCCTGGGGGTGACCAACAAGTTCCTGGAGCCCTGGACCGGTGCCGTGCTGGCCAAAATCCTGATTCTCGTCTTCATCATTCTCTTTATTCAGAAACGGCCCCAGGGACTTTTCCCGCAAAAGGGCCGGGCTGCCGGATGA
- the ureA gene encoding urease subunit gamma encodes MELTPREKDKLLLFTAALLAERRQARGLKLNYPEAVALISAAIMEGARDGRTVAELMAHGRTLLGRDDVMEGVAEMIDEVQVEATFPDGTKLVTVHNPIV; translated from the coding sequence ATGGAGCTGACCCCCAGGGAGAAGGACAAGCTGCTGCTCTTCACCGCCGCCCTGCTGGCCGAACGGCGCCAGGCGCGCGGCCTCAAGCTCAACTATCCGGAGGCGGTGGCCCTGATCAGTGCCGCCATCATGGAGGGTGCCCGGGACGGCCGCACGGTGGCCGAACTGATGGCCCACGGCCGCACCCTGCTGGGACGCGACGACGTGATGGAGGGGGTCGCCGAAATGATTGACGAGGTCCAGGTGGAAGCCACCTTCCCCGACGGGACCAAGCTGGTAACAGTGCATAATCCGATCGTGTGA
- the urtC gene encoding urea ABC transporter permease subunit UrtC → MTAFPKILQNDRAGTVLIAVLLLAGVLVPLLNLSTGEASPLHVSTYTMTLLGKYLCYALLAIAVDMAWGYLGILSLGHGAFFALGGYAMGMYLMRQIGTRGVYGHPILPDFMVFLNWKALPWFWHGFNWFGFALLMVILVPGALACIFGWLAFRSRVTGVYLSIMTQALTYALMLAFFRNEMGFGGNNGLTDFKDILGFSLQSDFTRAGLFVASALALAAGYLACRYITGSRLGRLCTAIRDQEDRARFIGYRVEDAKLWIFTFSAILAGIAGALYVPQVGIINPTEFAPLASIEIVIWVAVGGRATLYGAVIGALMINYAKSVLTAAFPDAWLFGLGALFVLVTIFLPDGVAGLLKQTRFFGKRVPS, encoded by the coding sequence ATGACCGCTTTCCCCAAGATACTGCAAAACGACCGCGCCGGCACCGTGCTGATCGCCGTGCTCCTGCTGGCCGGCGTGCTGGTGCCGCTGCTCAACCTGTCCACCGGTGAAGCCAGCCCCCTGCACGTTTCCACCTACACCATGACCCTCTTGGGCAAGTACCTGTGCTATGCGTTGCTTGCCATCGCCGTGGACATGGCCTGGGGCTATCTGGGCATCCTCAGCCTGGGCCACGGCGCCTTTTTCGCCCTGGGGGGATACGCCATGGGCATGTACCTGATGCGCCAGATCGGCACCCGCGGGGTGTACGGCCATCCAATCCTGCCCGACTTCATGGTTTTTCTCAACTGGAAAGCCCTGCCCTGGTTCTGGCACGGGTTCAACTGGTTCGGATTCGCCCTGCTCATGGTGATCCTCGTACCGGGGGCGCTGGCCTGCATCTTCGGTTGGCTGGCCTTCCGATCGCGGGTGACCGGGGTTTATCTCTCGATCATGACCCAGGCCCTGACCTACGCCCTGATGCTGGCTTTTTTCCGCAACGAGATGGGCTTCGGCGGCAACAACGGGCTGACCGACTTCAAGGATATCCTCGGCTTTTCGCTGCAGTCCGACTTCACCCGCGCCGGTCTTTTCGTGGCCTCGGCCCTGGCCCTGGCCGCCGGTTACCTCGCCTGCCGTTACATTACCGGCTCGCGGCTGGGCCGCCTCTGCACGGCCATCCGCGACCAGGAGGATCGCGCCCGCTTCATCGGCTACCGCGTGGAAGACGCCAAGCTGTGGATTTTCACCTTCTCCGCGATTCTGGCCGGGATCGCCGGGGCCCTGTACGTGCCCCAGGTGGGCATCATCAACCCCACGGAGTTCGCCCCCCTGGCATCTATTGAAATCGTCATCTGGGTTGCCGTCGGCGGCCGCGCCACCCTGTACGGCGCCGTCATCGGCGCGTTGATGATCAATTACGCCAAAAGCGTGCTCACGGCGGCCTTTCCGGACGCCTGGCTCTTCGGTCTGGGGGCGCTTTTCGTACTGGTGACCATCTTTCTGCCCGACGGCGTGGCCGGTCTGCTGAAACAGACCCGGTTTTTCGGAAAGCGGGTGCCCTCATGA
- a CDS encoding saccharopine dehydrogenase family protein, giving the protein MQRIIVIGVGAQGSTVAKRLNEHPGVSEIICADYDFKAARVLSDSLGKASALKLDASAVKNVIQAAEGCDLIVNGLPLEYNLTIMEAALAVGASYFDMAGPMEDIGFVESYKLLFSDWHAKFKAKGLTALVGAGSSPGLANIMAREAVEKMDRCETISIYVYENVLTRRFTPFWWSPQVAFGDMAYKTFRFENGRHVTDKPFSRPIRMKLRGIDREVRMVDHEHDEPVTMGLLADTVLKGVRNVDFKYGGFGVKFSELLYKMGLLSNQSVDLNGTPVVPMDLILKLCPPAPKYPDELKSIIDDGVVAEEGAFLVRVEGTKGKDPVRIDSYAVGPGLVEAFETSGLSHEAYLTGQCASVFVKMMVDDVFNAAGLFVPEQLDAGAREYCFRNLAELGVTIDETLRQRTVYTRRRRKAVSKRPLSAVGRSGQTVQPASFA; this is encoded by the coding sequence ATGCAACGCATCATCGTTATCGGCGTGGGCGCCCAGGGCAGTACCGTTGCCAAACGCCTGAACGAGCACCCCGGAGTATCGGAGATCATTTGTGCGGATTACGACTTCAAGGCCGCCCGTGTCCTCAGTGATTCGCTGGGCAAGGCATCGGCCCTCAAGCTGGATGCCAGTGCGGTCAAGAATGTCATCCAGGCGGCCGAAGGGTGTGACCTGATCGTCAACGGCCTGCCCCTGGAGTACAACCTGACGATCATGGAAGCGGCGCTGGCCGTGGGCGCTTCCTACTTCGATATGGCCGGTCCCATGGAAGACATCGGTTTCGTGGAGAGTTACAAACTGCTGTTTTCCGACTGGCACGCGAAATTCAAGGCCAAAGGCCTCACCGCCCTGGTCGGTGCCGGCTCTTCTCCCGGCCTGGCCAACATCATGGCCCGCGAGGCGGTCGAAAAAATGGACCGCTGCGAAACGATCAGTATCTATGTTTATGAAAACGTATTGACCCGGCGCTTCACCCCCTTCTGGTGGTCCCCGCAAGTGGCGTTCGGGGACATGGCCTACAAAACCTTCCGATTCGAAAATGGCCGGCACGTTACGGACAAGCCCTTCAGCCGTCCGATCCGCATGAAGCTGCGCGGCATCGACCGGGAAGTGCGCATGGTGGATCATGAGCACGATGAACCGGTGACCATGGGGCTTTTGGCCGACACGGTGCTCAAGGGGGTCAGGAACGTCGACTTCAAATACGGCGGATTCGGGGTCAAATTTTCCGAACTGCTCTACAAAATGGGCCTGCTTTCCAACCAGTCGGTGGATCTGAACGGAACCCCGGTGGTGCCCATGGATCTGATCCTGAAACTCTGCCCGCCGGCACCCAAGTATCCCGATGAACTCAAGTCCATCATCGATGACGGTGTCGTGGCCGAGGAGGGTGCCTTTCTGGTGCGTGTGGAGGGAACCAAGGGGAAGGATCCCGTGCGCATCGACAGCTACGCCGTGGGACCCGGCCTGGTGGAAGCCTTCGAGACCTCGGGACTCAGCCATGAAGCCTACCTGACCGGCCAGTGCGCCTCGGTTTTTGTCAAGATGATGGTTGACGACGTCTTCAACGCGGCGGGGCTGTTCGTGCCCGAGCAGCTCGACGCCGGTGCCCGCGAGTACTGCTTTCGCAACCTCGCCGAACTGGGGGTGACCATCGACGAAACCCTCCGGCAGCGAACCGTCTACACCCGCCGGCGCCGCAAAGCGGTTTCCAAGCGCCCCTTAAGTGCTGTGGGGCGGTCCGGGCAGACCGTTCAACCCGCATCGTTTGCCTGA
- a CDS encoding ABC transporter permease has translation MKTKLADSILTWYGELTTRGQLIRRGRLLLIPGMLWLMLFLVLPGLVLVAVSCITRGAYGQLEWTFTLENYKRLAGFSLFGWTPDYLMILWRSVVVAFVTTGVSVLLSYPLCFFIAGRPERSRYMWLTLVIIPFWTNMVIRAYAWFLILSPEMPFARIAAIFGFIPDGAPLYPNAFAVYLGMVSMFLPFVTLPLYASVERLDWSLVEAAQDLYASRVRVFTQAILPQTMPGLSVGIILTFIPAMGMFVVPDLLGGAKYMLVGNLIQQQFGPSRDWPFGAAISMGLMVLTMIGLQIYRRKGKEIEYV, from the coding sequence TTGAAGACGAAACTCGCTGATTCGATTCTGACCTGGTACGGCGAACTGACCACCCGCGGCCAACTGATTCGGCGCGGGAGGCTCCTGCTGATACCCGGCATGCTCTGGCTGATGCTCTTTCTGGTACTGCCCGGGCTGGTGCTGGTGGCAGTGAGCTGCATTACCCGGGGGGCCTACGGCCAGCTGGAGTGGACCTTCACGCTGGAGAACTACAAACGCCTGGCCGGGTTTTCCCTTTTCGGCTGGACGCCCGATTACCTGATGATCCTCTGGCGGTCGGTGGTGGTGGCCTTTGTCACTACCGGGGTATCCGTGCTGCTCTCCTATCCGCTTTGCTTTTTCATTGCCGGCCGACCCGAGCGCAGCCGCTACATGTGGCTGACCCTGGTGATCATCCCCTTCTGGACCAACATGGTTATCCGGGCTTACGCCTGGTTTCTGATCCTCTCGCCGGAGATGCCCTTTGCCCGCATCGCCGCGATTTTCGGATTCATTCCCGACGGTGCGCCGCTCTACCCCAACGCCTTTGCCGTTTATCTGGGCATGGTATCCATGTTTCTGCCCTTCGTGACCCTGCCGCTATACGCCAGTGTGGAACGGCTGGATTGGTCGCTGGTCGAGGCGGCCCAGGATCTTTACGCGTCAAGGGTGCGCGTTTTCACTCAGGCGATTCTGCCCCAGACCATGCCGGGGCTGTCGGTGGGCATCATCCTGACATTCATCCCGGCCATGGGTATGTTCGTGGTGCCCGATCTTCTGGGCGGCGCCAAGTACATGCTGGTGGGCAACTTGATCCAGCAGCAGTTCGGCCCCAGCCGGGATTGGCCCTTCGGGGCGGCCATCAGCATGGGACTGATGGTGCTGACCATGATCGGACTGCAGATTTACCGTCGCAAGGGCAAGGAGATCGAATACGTATGA
- the urtA gene encoding urea ABC transporter substrate-binding protein, which yields MKFGYRACLGLIVGLVGCLLAGTGFAKETIKVGVLHSLSGTMAISETTLKDTMLMLIDEQNKKGGLLGKTLEPVVVDPASNWPLFAEKARELIEKEKVAAVFGCWTSVSRKSVLPVFEELNSLLFYPVQYEGEESSKNVFYTGAAPNQQAIPAVDYLMNNVGVKRWVLAGTDYVYPRTTNKILEAYLKSKGVAAADIMINYTPFGHSDWQSIVSEIKKFGTAGKKTAVVSTINGDANVPFYKELGNQGVTAESIPVVAFSVGEEELSGIDTKPLVGHLAAWNYFMSVDTEINDTFIDNWLAFIKNDKRVTNDPMEAHFIGFNMWVKAVEKAGTTDPTAVQEAIIGITVPNLSGGYSAMMPNHHITKPVLIGEIQDDGQFEIVWRTKGLVVGDAWSDYLQGSKDLISDWRAPLACGNYNVKTGKCSGQQ from the coding sequence ATGAAATTCGGTTATCGCGCATGCCTCGGATTGATCGTCGGTTTGGTCGGTTGTCTCTTGGCCGGGACCGGGTTCGCCAAAGAGACCATCAAGGTTGGCGTTCTGCACTCCCTTTCCGGGACCATGGCCATTAGTGAGACCACCCTCAAGGACACCATGCTGATGCTCATTGACGAGCAAAACAAAAAGGGAGGCCTGCTTGGCAAAACCCTTGAACCGGTGGTGGTCGACCCGGCGTCCAACTGGCCGCTGTTCGCCGAGAAAGCCCGCGAGCTGATCGAAAAGGAAAAAGTGGCCGCCGTCTTCGGCTGCTGGACCTCGGTTTCCCGCAAGTCGGTCCTGCCGGTTTTCGAGGAATTGAACAGCCTGCTGTTCTACCCGGTTCAGTATGAGGGCGAGGAATCTTCCAAAAATGTATTTTATACCGGTGCGGCACCCAACCAGCAGGCCATCCCGGCGGTCGACTACCTGATGAACAACGTGGGCGTCAAACGCTGGGTCCTGGCCGGTACCGATTATGTCTATCCGCGCACGACCAACAAAATCCTCGAAGCCTATCTCAAATCCAAGGGCGTGGCCGCGGCGGATATCATGATCAACTACACGCCCTTCGGCCATTCCGACTGGCAGTCCATCGTTTCCGAGATCAAAAAGTTCGGCACGGCCGGCAAAAAGACCGCCGTGGTCTCCACCATCAACGGCGACGCCAATGTGCCCTTTTACAAGGAGCTGGGCAACCAGGGCGTCACCGCCGAATCGATCCCGGTGGTGGCCTTTTCCGTGGGTGAAGAAGAACTTTCCGGTATCGATACCAAACCGCTGGTGGGCCACCTGGCCGCCTGGAACTACTTCATGAGTGTGGATACGGAAATCAACGATACCTTCATCGACAACTGGCTGGCCTTCATCAAAAATGACAAGCGGGTGACCAACGATCCCATGGAAGCTCATTTCATCGGCTTCAACATGTGGGTCAAGGCGGTCGAGAAAGCCGGCACCACCGATCCGACGGCCGTTCAGGAAGCCATCATCGGAATCACCGTGCCCAACCTCTCCGGCGGCTATTCCGCCATGATGCCCAACCATCATATCACCAAACCGGTGCTGATCGGTGAGATCCAGGATGACGGTCAGTTCGAAATCGTCTGGCGGACCAAGGGCCTGGTGGTGGGTGACGCCTGGTCCGATTACCTGCAAGGGTCCAAGGACCTCATCTCCGACTGGCGCGCCCCGCTGGCCTGCGGCAACTACAACGTCAAGACCGGCAAGTGCTCCGGGCAGCAGTAA
- a CDS encoding urease accessory protein UreD, which yields MTSAAVSQPPAAGWLAGLELGFVRHGADTLLQTNRHQGPLRLQRPLYPEPGVCHAVILHPPGGVVGGDRLEIRAAIEKEAAVLVTTPGATKFYRSGGALATQVNHLQLDDGGCLEWLPQETIVYPGAHAATTTRIRLAADAVCMAWEVLCLGLPACGQPFMDGHFTASLEIDRRDRPLLRDRLRITGAADLNRPAGLRGHTVTATMVATGVSQKMLAALREQLAEKAGDVLTGATLMEDLLVVRCLGNCSARAKAIFQGIWSCLRPLLCGRSACVPRIWET from the coding sequence GTGACGTCGGCGGCCGTTTCCCAACCACCGGCCGCAGGCTGGTTGGCCGGCCTGGAACTGGGTTTTGTGCGGCACGGCGCGGATACGTTGCTGCAGACCAACCGCCACCAGGGGCCGCTGCGCCTGCAGCGCCCCCTCTACCCGGAACCGGGGGTGTGCCACGCGGTGATCCTGCACCCGCCCGGCGGTGTGGTGGGCGGCGATCGGCTGGAAATCCGGGCGGCCATCGAAAAAGAGGCCGCCGTCCTGGTCACCACCCCCGGGGCGACCAAATTTTACCGCAGCGGCGGGGCCCTGGCCACGCAGGTCAATCACCTGCAGCTGGATGACGGCGGCTGCCTGGAATGGCTGCCCCAGGAGACGATCGTCTACCCGGGCGCCCATGCGGCCACGACCACCCGTATCCGCCTGGCGGCGGATGCCGTCTGCATGGCCTGGGAAGTCCTCTGCCTGGGCCTGCCGGCCTGCGGTCAGCCGTTTATGGACGGCCACTTCACGGCGAGTCTTGAAATCGACCGCCGGGACCGGCCGCTCTTGCGGGATCGCCTGCGGATCACCGGCGCGGCCGACCTGAACCGGCCGGCCGGACTGCGCGGCCATACGGTAACGGCCACGATGGTGGCCACCGGTGTCAGTCAAAAGATGCTGGCAGCGCTGCGCGAGCAGCTTGCCGAAAAGGCGGGAGATGTCCTGACCGGGGCCACCCTGATGGAAGACCTCCTGGTGGTTCGCTGTCTCGGGAACTGCTCGGCCCGGGCCAAAGCCATCTTCCAGGGGATCTGGTCATGTCTGCGACCGTTGCTTTGCGGCCGGAGTGCCTGTGTGCCGCGGATCTGGGAGACGTGA
- a CDS encoding Lrp/AsnC family transcriptional regulator, with amino-acid sequence MKATSSGIQKLDRVDRKMVGLLQKDGRMPIVNIAKELGISETTARGRLKRLISEKIISVVAVSNPIRLGFEIIGNIKLDIDLKKKDAILQALKAIEALNYVALTTGGNNIDIEFIAGSLAEFKTLIFEKVSQIDGVNSVETSLIVEIIKDTWDYGTAWDDGP; translated from the coding sequence ATGAAAGCCACCTCATCCGGGATACAGAAGCTCGATCGGGTCGACCGTAAAATGGTCGGCCTGCTGCAGAAGGACGGACGCATGCCCATCGTCAACATCGCCAAGGAACTGGGTATTTCCGAAACCACGGCCCGGGGGCGGCTGAAACGCCTGATCAGTGAAAAAATCATCAGTGTGGTGGCCGTCAGCAACCCGATCCGACTGGGGTTTGAAATCATCGGCAACATCAAACTGGACATCGACCTGAAGAAAAAAGACGCCATCCTCCAGGCCCTCAAAGCCATCGAAGCCCTCAACTATGTGGCCCTGACCACCGGAGGCAACAACATCGACATCGAATTCATCGCCGGTTCCCTGGCGGAATTCAAAACCCTGATCTTCGAAAAGGTCAGCCAGATCGATGGCGTCAACTCGGTGGAGACCTCCCTGATCGTCGAAATTATTAAAGACACGTGGGACTATGGAACGGCGTGGGATGACGGACCGTGA
- the urtD gene encoding urea ABC transporter ATP-binding protein UrtD → MTAIEKFREFWPRDQVFDFLIPDTPPDLDLTHGIILYLEGITVSFGGFKAVNDLNLYIGDGELRCIIGPNGAGKTTIMDIITGKTRPDSGSAWFGQQINLLKMNEPEIARAGIGRKFQKPTVFESHTVHDNLELAMVGNKQVWPTLTARLNTAQQDRIEAVLTTIGLKEKIRARAGSLSHGQKQWLEIGMLLMQRPKLLLVDEPVAGMTQQETERTAELLVSLAGTHSVVVVEHDMDFVRSIARKVTVLHQGSVLAEGRMDEVQNNPAVIEVYLGEAQCSA, encoded by the coding sequence ATGACCGCCATCGAGAAATTCCGCGAATTCTGGCCCCGCGACCAGGTGTTCGATTTCCTTATCCCGGATACGCCGCCCGACCTGGACCTCACCCACGGCATCATCCTCTACCTGGAAGGCATCACGGTCAGCTTCGGCGGGTTCAAGGCCGTGAACGACCTGAATCTTTATATCGGAGACGGCGAACTGCGCTGCATCATCGGCCCCAACGGGGCCGGCAAAACCACCATTATGGACATCATCACCGGCAAGACCCGGCCCGACAGCGGGTCGGCCTGGTTCGGCCAGCAGATCAACCTGCTCAAAATGAACGAGCCGGAAATTGCCCGGGCCGGCATCGGCCGCAAGTTCCAGAAGCCCACCGTTTTCGAAAGTCACACGGTGCATGACAACCTGGAACTGGCCATGGTGGGCAACAAACAGGTCTGGCCCACCCTGACGGCGCGGCTGAACACGGCCCAGCAGGACAGGATCGAGGCGGTGCTCACCACCATCGGCCTCAAGGAGAAGATCCGTGCCCGGGCCGGTTCGCTTTCCCATGGTCAGAAGCAGTGGCTGGAGATCGGCATGCTGCTCATGCAACGCCCCAAACTGCTTCTGGTGGACGAACCGGTGGCCGGCATGACCCAGCAGGAGACCGAACGCACCGCCGAACTGCTGGTCTCCCTGGCAGGCACCCACAGCGTGGTAGTGGTGGAGCACGACATGGATTTCGTACGTTCCATCGCCCGCAAGGTCACCGTCCTGCACCAGGGCAGCGTCCTGGCCGAGGGCCGTATGGACGAGGTTCAGAACAACCCGGCCGTCATCGAAGTCTATCTGGGAGAGGCGCAATGCTCCGCGTAG
- a CDS encoding ABC transporter ATP-binding protein translates to MTTDQGLSIQHICKQFGDVKALNDVSLDVAPGEFFTLLGPSGCGKTTLLRIIAGLELADSGRIFSGGKEITHLPAIKRQVNTVFQSYALFPHLTIYENVAFGLRSRKFPEDEIKKRVDRRLEMLDLGPMARRHPHQLSGGQKQRVALARALVNEPDVLLLDEPMSALDARLRAQVQEDLRRLQRKLRRTFILVTHDQAEALVCSDRIAVMRQGHVVQCGEPEMVYDYPRDSFVAQFLGAANLIEATRVPGGVQTAFGFLALEKAPSWEKGTVAIRPEWIGIGETEPQCNGIRARVSEIVYRGTNFDLWLEPGPIRVRTSSYRRIDPGREVWLELAPKELVILEDETR, encoded by the coding sequence TTGACCACTGACCAAGGCCTCTCGATTCAACACATCTGCAAACAATTCGGTGACGTCAAAGCACTGAACGATGTCAGCCTGGATGTTGCCCCGGGAGAGTTTTTTACCCTCCTGGGACCGTCGGGATGCGGCAAAACTACCCTGTTGCGGATCATTGCCGGGCTGGAACTGGCCGATTCGGGCCGTATTTTCAGCGGCGGCAAAGAGATCACCCACCTGCCGGCCATCAAACGCCAGGTCAACACGGTGTTTCAGAGCTACGCCTTGTTTCCGCACCTGACCATATACGAAAACGTGGCTTTCGGCCTGCGCTCACGCAAATTTCCCGAGGATGAAATTAAAAAGCGGGTTGACCGCCGGCTGGAGATGCTGGACCTTGGCCCCATGGCCCGGCGCCATCCGCATCAGCTATCCGGTGGCCAGAAACAACGCGTGGCCCTGGCCCGCGCCCTGGTCAACGAACCGGACGTCCTGCTCCTGGACGAGCCCATGAGCGCTCTGGACGCCCGGCTGCGCGCCCAGGTGCAGGAGGACCTGCGTCGGCTGCAGCGCAAACTGAGGCGCACCTTCATCTTGGTGACCCACGATCAGGCCGAGGCCCTGGTATGCAGCGACCGGATCGCCGTGATGCGGCAGGGCCATGTGGTGCAGTGCGGTGAGCCCGAAATGGTGTACGATTATCCCCGGGACAGCTTCGTGGCCCAGTTTCTCGGTGCGGCCAACCTGATCGAGGCGACCCGGGTTCCCGGCGGGGTCCAGACCGCTTTCGGTTTCCTGGCCCTGGAAAAAGCGCCGTCCTGGGAGAAAGGCACCGTGGCCATCCGTCCCGAGTGGATCGGCATCGGTGAGACCGAGCCCCAGTGTAATGGCATCCGGGCGCGGGTCAGCGAAATCGTCTACCGCGGAACCAATTTTGATCTGTGGCTGGAACCGGGGCCGATCAGGGTACGCACCAGTTCCTATCGGCGCATCGATCCCGGCCGGGAGGTATGGCTGGAACTGGCCCCCAAGGAGCTCGTGATTCTTGAAGACGAAACTCGCTGA